The DNA segment GTCTATATCGTCCATTTTCAGCAAAATATTTCTTTGATGTGCTGCCAGAAACTGTTAAGAGAATTGCTGTATTGGATAGGTGTAAAGAGCCTGGCTCTTTGGGTGAGCCTTTATACGAGGATGTAAGAACTTTATTCTATGGCATGGAAAATGCCCCTATGGTTATTGGTGGACGTTACGGATTAGGTTCCAAGGATGTCACTCCTAGTCAGTTAAAGGCTGTATTTGACAACCTTGTAGCAGGGGAGCCTAAAAATGGTTTTACAATTGGTATAGTTGATGACGTGACAGGTCTTAGCTTACCTGAGGTAGATAAGATTCGTATTGCTGATGAAGGAACTACACGTTGCAAGTTCTGGGGTTTTGGTTCAGACGGAACAGTTGGCGCCAATAAAGATGCAATTAAGATTATTGGTGACCATACAGACCTGTATGCTCAAGGGTATTTTTCCTATGATTCCAAGAAATCAGGCGGTGTAACTATTTCCCACCTGCGTTTTGGTAGAAAGCCAATTAGATCCACATATTTGATTGATGAAGCTGACTTCATTGCATGCCACAAGCAGGCTTATGTAGATCAATATGAAATATTGGAGGGTTTAAAAGAAGGCGGGACTTTCCTTCTAAACTGCCTATGGACGCCAGAGGAACTGGATGATAAACTACCGGCCAAAATGAAAAAGTATATTGCCGATAATAATATTGACTTTTATATCATTAATGCAGTAGATATTGCTGGTGAAATTGGCCTTGGCGGCCGTATCAATATGGTAATGCAGTCTGCTTTCTTCAAGCTTGCAAATGTAATTCCCTATGAAGAAGCAGTAAAATATATGAAGGAAGCCATCGAGCACACCTATGGCAGAAAGGGAGAAAAAATAGTATCCATGAACTGCCAGGCAGTTGACAGAGCTGCCGAAGCTTTAGTAAAAGTTGATGTTCCAGCCCATTGGTCTAATGCTGTTGAGGAAGCTGCTGCTGCTTCTGATCTGCCAGAGTTTATCGAGAAAGTAGTTATACCAATGAATAGACAGCAGGGTGATAAGCTTCCAGTTAGTACATTTGTTGGAAGAGAGGATGGAACCTTCCCGCAGGGAACTAGTCATTTTGAAAAACGTGGGATTGCCATTTTTGTACCTGAGTGGAATATGGATAATTGTATCCAATGCAATCAGTGTGCCCTTGTATGTCCGCACGCAGCTATTAGACCTTTCTTGCTAAATGAGGAAGAGGTAGCCGCTGCTCCAGAGACTTTTGCAAGTAAAATGGCTGCTGGCAAGCAATTGGCAGGATTAAATTACCGTATTCAAGTGAGTCCATATGATTGTGCTGGTTGCGGCAGCTGTGCAGATGTATGTCCAGCCAAGACAAAGGCTTTAATTATGAAGCCAGTAGAAGGGCAAATTGCTTTACAGGCAGATAACTGGAACCACGCTGTAAAAAATATATTAATAAAAGATAACCTCATGGAATTGACTTCCATAAAGGGAAGCCAGTTTGTTCAACCATTACTTGAATTCTCTGGTGCATGTGCTGGCTGTGGAGAAACTCCCTATGTTAAACTCATAACCCAGTTATTTGGCGATAGAATGATGATAGCTAACGCTACAGGCTGCACATCCATTTGGGGTGGATCAGCTCCAAGTACACCATACTGCACGAATAAAGAAGGGAAAGGTCCAGCCTGGGCTAACTCTTTATTCGAAGACAATGCTGAGTATGGTTATGGTATGGTGTTAGGCGTTAAGAAAATTAGAGAAAAATTAGGAATGCTTATGGAAGATGCTATTGAGCAGGGTGTAAGTGATGAACTCGAAGCTGCATTCCGTGAGTGGATTGAAGGCAAAGATAATGCCCAGATCTCCAAAGATGCTGCAGCTAAAATAGTTTCCTTGCTTGCAGAGCATATGGATAATGCTGCAGTTAAAGAAATTGCTAATCGTGTTGACTTTTTAGTTAAAAAATCCCAGTGGGTCATAGGTGGAGACGGATGGGCTTACGACATTGGTTACGGTGGACTGGACCATGTGATTTCCACAGGAGAAGACATTAATATCCTGGTTCTGGATACA comes from the Desulfitibacter alkalitolerans DSM 16504 genome and includes:
- the nifJ gene encoding pyruvate:ferredoxin (flavodoxin) oxidoreductase — translated: MKKTMKTMDGNTAAGYVSYAMTEVAAIYPITPSSNMAEIVDEWSANGKKNIFGQEVLVSELQSEAGAAGAVHGSLSAGALTSTYTASQGLLLMIPNMYKIAGELLPGVFHVSARAIAGHALSIFGDHSDVMACRQTGFALLASGSVQEVMDLGGIAHLAAIKSRVPFLHFFDGFRTSHEVQKIEAIDYSVFADLIDRQALKEFRDRALNPEHPVLRGTAQNPDIFFQAKEASNRFYEAVPDIVADYMKKISEVTGRDYRPFNYYGAPDAEYVYIIMGSAAEALEETIDYLISKGEKVGMIKVRLYRPFSAKYFFDVLPETVKRIAVLDRCKEPGSLGEPLYEDVRTLFYGMENAPMVIGGRYGLGSKDVTPSQLKAVFDNLVAGEPKNGFTIGIVDDVTGLSLPEVDKIRIADEGTTRCKFWGFGSDGTVGANKDAIKIIGDHTDLYAQGYFSYDSKKSGGVTISHLRFGRKPIRSTYLIDEADFIACHKQAYVDQYEILEGLKEGGTFLLNCLWTPEELDDKLPAKMKKYIADNNIDFYIINAVDIAGEIGLGGRINMVMQSAFFKLANVIPYEEAVKYMKEAIEHTYGRKGEKIVSMNCQAVDRAAEALVKVDVPAHWSNAVEEAAAASDLPEFIEKVVIPMNRQQGDKLPVSTFVGREDGTFPQGTSHFEKRGIAIFVPEWNMDNCIQCNQCALVCPHAAIRPFLLNEEEVAAAPETFASKMAAGKQLAGLNYRIQVSPYDCAGCGSCADVCPAKTKALIMKPVEGQIALQADNWNHAVKNILIKDNLMELTSIKGSQFVQPLLEFSGACAGCGETPYVKLITQLFGDRMMIANATGCTSIWGGSAPSTPYCTNKEGKGPAWANSLFEDNAEYGYGMVLGVKKIREKLGMLMEDAIEQGVSDELEAAFREWIEGKDNAQISKDAAAKIVSLLAEHMDNAAVKEIANRVDFLVKKSQWVIGGDGWAYDIGYGGLDHVISTGEDINILVLDTEVYSNTGGQASKSTPAGAVAKFAAAGKRTRKKDLGLIATTYGEVYVAQIAMGANMNQTIKVLAEAEAYPGPSVIIAYAPCINHSIKGGLAKAMEEMKRAVDAGYWHLWRYNPLLKEEGKNPFVLESKEPTIDYKEFLKSEGRYTTLMQAFPEVAEALFDKAARDARDRYEAYKRMAMECK